The Arachis hypogaea cultivar Tifrunner chromosome 14, arahy.Tifrunner.gnm2.J5K5, whole genome shotgun sequence genome has a segment encoding these proteins:
- the LOC112798306 gene encoding serine/threonine-protein kinase PBS1-like has product MGCFSCFDSREDQKLNPHGKHDHDHDHIRKQHQQQQQHPHPSNPALPSHISRLPSGADKLRSRSNGGSKRELPAPKDGPGVQIAAQTFTFRELAAATKNFRPESFIGEGGFGRVYKGKLESTGQIVAVKQLDRNGLQGNREFLVEVLMLSLLHHPNLVNLIGYCADGEQRLLVYEFMPLGSLEDHLHDLPPDKEPLDWNTRMKIAAGAAKGLEYLHDKANPPVIYRDFKSSNILLDEGYHPKLSDFGLAKLGPVGDKSHVSTRVMGTYGYCAPEYAMTGQLTVKSDVYSFGVVFLELITGRKAIDSTQPHGEQNLVTWARPLFNDRRKFSKLADPRLQGRFPMRGLYQALAVASMCIQESAATRPLIGDVVTALSYLANQAYDPNNTGHGYRGSGDDKRNRDDKGARLLKNDEAGGSGHRWDLEGSEKDESPRETARMLNRDLDRERAVAEAKMWGENWREKRRQSLEPGSFDATNV; this is encoded by the exons ATGGGTTGCTTCTCTTGTTTCGATTCGAGGGAGGATCAGAAGCTGAATCCCCATGGCAAGCACGATCACGATCACGATCATATTCGCAAGCAgcatcagcagcagcagcagcacccTCACCCATCCAATCCAGCTCTACCTTCTCACATCTCCCGATTGCCCTCTG GAGCAGACAAGTTGAGGTCCAGAAGTAACGGGGGTTCCAAAAGGGAGCTGCCTGCTCCCAAGGATGGGCCTGGTGTCCAAATTGCTGCTCAAACTTTTACCTTCCGTGAGCTTGCAGCCGCAACTAAGAACTTCAGGCCGGAGTCCTTCATAGGGGAAGGTGGTTTTGGAAGGGTGTACAAAGGGAAGCTGGAGAGCACTGGTCAG ATTGTTGCTGTTAAACAGTTAGACAGAAATGGTCTTCAGGGTAATCGGGAATTCCTTGTCGAAGTTCTAATGCTTAGTCTTCTACATCACCCTAACCTTGTGAATCTCATCGGATACTGTGCGGATGGTGAACAGCGCCTCCTTGTTTATGAATTTATGCCATTGGGATCATTGGAAGACCACCTTCATG ATCTTCCCCCTGATAAAGAACCATTGGATTGGAACACTAGGATGAAAATAGCTGCAGGGGCTGCAAAAGGACTGGAATACCTGCATGACAAGGCAAATCCTCCAGTTATTTATAGAGACTTCAAGTCATCTAATATATTACTCGACGAAGGATACCACCCCAAGCTTTCTGACTTCGGTCTTGCAAAGCTAGGTCCTGTGGGTGACAAGTCACACGTTTCTACACGTGTGATGGGAACTTATGGTTACTGTGCTCCTGAGTATGCTATGACTGGACAACTGACTGTCAAGTCCGACGTATACAGTTTTGGAGTGGTGTTCTTAGAGCTGATTACAGGCCGGAAAGCAATTGACAGCACCCAACCACATGGAGAACAAAACCTTGTCACATGG GCACGTCCACTGTTCAATGACCGCAGGAAGTTTTCAAAGCTGGCTGATCCAAGGCTGCAGGGGAGGTTTCCTATGCGGGGCCTTTACCAGGCTCTAGCTGTGGCATCCATGTGCATCCAAGAATCCGCTGCCACGCGTCCTCTGATTGGGGATGTGGTGACTGCCCTCTCCTATTTGGCCAACCAGGCATATGACCCCAACAATACTGGGCATGGTTATAGGGGCTCTGGTGATGACAAAAGGAACAGAGATGATAAAGGTGCAAGATTATTGAAAAATGATGAAGCTGGAGGATCTGGACACAGATGGGACTTGGAAGGATCTGAGAAAGATGAGTCTCCCAGAGAAACTGCAAGGATGTTGAACAGAGATCTTGACAGAGAACGTGCTGTGGCTGAAGCAAAAATGTGGGGAGAGAACTGGAGAGAAAAAAGAAGACAGAGTTTGGAACCAGGAAGTTTTGATGCTACTAATGTGTAG